In a genomic window of Asticcacaulis sp.:
- a CDS encoding penicillin-binding protein 1A has product MAGVAVMTAVAIAGFAVAIYAAWLFHDMPDGSELADFHPVTSARVFAWDGTLIGEYGQERRIYVPFNRMPTRVTQAFLAAEDRNFFTHNGVDVSGVSRAMAKNVFNLLRGKRFEGGSTITQQVAKNLLLNNERTVGRKLKEVILARRLENSLPKDQILELYLNDIYLGYRSYGVGAAAFNYFGKSLDQLSLSEMAFLAALPKGPENYRPSTHKAAAIARRNWVLGEMAKAGWVSREEAAAAMQDDLVIQDKPRRAKYADADYFVGEVELRARKLFNDAIYTEGYYVKTTLDPKLQTMAREALMDGLEVYDRRHGWRGAWGNIPVTDNWESDALQAENNLPDSRRAPSERADWQVGMIEKSSGSVRAIDGGHGVIRADDLAWAQANRPLKAGDLVYVSQASTGVYRLRQVPKVNGALVAIDPYSGRIVAMVGGYSYSLSKFNRATQASRQPGSSIKPFVYAVALSKDFTPASMVDDGPISMMGGDGKMWTPSNYEHDYLGMQPIRRGLELSRNLMTVRLAQKTGIKPITQGIVNFGVLDKMPSEMSMVLGAGEVNPYRLTNAYSIFVNGGRKVKPHMIDEVQDRNGKVVYKADERNCPAACTADFDGLESPRLSPQGDVVLDPITAYQVNSMLQGVVQRGTGAAARSLGIPMGGKTGTTNDYRSAWFVGYTADLVVGVFVGFDDNSSLGNHETGAVAALPIWMDFMKNANAGKPNRDFNKPHDAVYMSVHGVEEAFKPGTEPKYTAPSEDDGPKPYLDTWSDDGDTSGPVTVVPAEEPPPPPKQKADTGTLY; this is encoded by the coding sequence CGGTGAATATGGTCAGGAGCGCCGCATTTATGTGCCCTTTAACCGGATGCCGACACGGGTGACCCAGGCGTTCCTGGCCGCCGAAGACCGGAACTTCTTTACGCACAACGGGGTCGATGTCAGCGGTGTGTCGCGCGCCATGGCGAAGAATGTCTTCAACCTGCTGCGCGGCAAGCGGTTTGAGGGTGGCTCGACCATTACCCAGCAGGTGGCGAAGAACCTGCTGCTGAATAATGAGCGCACCGTAGGCCGCAAGCTCAAGGAAGTGATCCTGGCGCGCCGGCTGGAAAACTCCCTGCCGAAAGATCAGATTCTCGAACTCTATCTGAATGATATCTATCTCGGTTATCGCTCCTATGGCGTGGGCGCTGCTGCCTTCAACTATTTCGGCAAGTCGCTCGACCAGCTTTCCTTAAGCGAAATGGCTTTCCTTGCCGCCCTGCCTAAAGGGCCTGAAAATTACCGTCCGTCCACCCACAAGGCGGCCGCCATCGCGCGTCGCAACTGGGTGCTGGGCGAAATGGCTAAGGCCGGCTGGGTATCGCGCGAAGAAGCCGCCGCGGCCATGCAGGACGATCTTGTTATCCAGGACAAGCCGCGCCGCGCCAAGTATGCCGATGCCGACTATTTCGTCGGTGAGGTCGAGCTGCGCGCCAGGAAACTGTTCAACGACGCCATCTACACTGAGGGCTATTACGTCAAGACGACGCTCGACCCCAAGCTTCAGACCATGGCGCGGGAAGCGCTGATGGACGGGCTGGAAGTCTATGACCGTCGCCATGGCTGGCGGGGCGCGTGGGGCAATATACCGGTCACCGATAACTGGGAATCCGATGCCCTGCAGGCGGAAAACAATCTGCCGGACTCGCGCCGGGCGCCTTCCGAGCGCGCCGATTGGCAGGTCGGGATGATCGAGAAAAGCAGCGGCTCGGTCAGGGCTATCGATGGTGGCCACGGCGTGATCCGCGCCGATGATCTGGCCTGGGCGCAGGCCAACCGCCCCCTGAAAGCGGGCGATCTGGTCTATGTGTCGCAAGCCTCGACTGGCGTTTACCGCCTGCGCCAGGTGCCTAAAGTCAATGGTGCGCTGGTAGCCATCGATCCCTATTCGGGCCGGATCGTCGCCATGGTCGGCGGCTATAGCTATTCGCTGTCCAAGTTCAACCGTGCCACGCAAGCCTCGCGCCAGCCGGGCTCTTCGATCAAGCCGTTTGTCTATGCCGTCGCGCTGTCGAAGGATTTCACGCCGGCTTCCATGGTCGATGACGGCCCCATCAGCATGATGGGTGGCGATGGCAAGATGTGGACGCCATCGAACTATGAGCACGATTATCTCGGTATGCAACCGATCCGTCGCGGCCTTGAACTGTCACGCAATCTGATGACCGTGCGCCTGGCGCAAAAGACCGGCATTAAGCCGATTACTCAGGGGATCGTCAATTTTGGCGTGCTCGACAAGATGCCATCGGAAATGTCGATGGTTCTGGGTGCCGGCGAAGTTAATCCCTACCGCCTGACCAATGCCTATTCCATATTCGTCAATGGCGGCCGCAAGGTGAAGCCGCATATGATTGATGAGGTGCAGGATCGTAACGGCAAGGTGGTTTACAAGGCCGATGAACGCAACTGCCCGGCCGCCTGTACGGCCGATTTTGACGGCTTGGAAAGTCCGCGCCTGTCGCCCCAGGGCGACGTGGTGCTCGACCCGATCACCGCTTATCAGGTCAACTCGATGCTTCAGGGCGTGGTCCAGCGCGGTACAGGTGCGGCGGCACGGTCGCTTGGCATTCCGATGGGGGGCAAGACCGGCACGACCAATGACTACCGCAGCGCCTGGTTTGTCGGTTATACGGCGGATCTGGTGGTTGGGGTCTTTGTCGGTTTCGATGACAACAGTTCGCTGGGCAATCATGAAACCGGCGCGGTGGCCGCCTTGCCGATCTGGATGGACTTCATGAAGAACGCCAATGCCGGCAAGCCGAACCGCGATTTCAACAAGCCGCATGATGCGGTGTACATGTCGGTGCATGGTGTCGAAGAAGCCTTCAAGCCCGGCACGGAGCCAAAATATACGGCGCCATCCGAGGATGACGGACCCAAACCCTACCTCGATACCTGGTCGGATGACGGCGATACCAGCGGGCCGGTAACGGTTGTGCCGGCGGAAGAGCCGCCACCACCACCGAAGCAAAAGGCTGATACCGGTACGCTTTATTAA
- the prfB gene encoding peptide chain release factor 2 (programmed frameshift) codes for MRLDIEASASEIEQSIGLLRRRLDWDVALRRLDELNARVEDPTLWDRPDEAQKVSRERSKLSASVEAVRSIEKELKDAIEFAELGDMEGDESLVEEARSLLKDLKARTDRAELEALLSGEADGNDAYLEINSGAGGTESNDWAGILLRMYTRWATAHGMSIDVEEETQGEQAGIKSITLKVSGENAYGWLKTEAGVHRLVRISPFDSNAKRHTSFASVWVYPVVDDTIVIDINPSDVRTDTYRASGSGGQHINKTDSAVRLTHIPTGIAVACQAGRSQHANRDEAWKMLRARLYEQELQKREAAQQALEDSKTDIGWGHQIRSYVLQPYQMVKDLRTNVETSDTQGVLDGDLDAFMGASLAQRVGVTRDA; via the exons ATGCGTTTGGATATCGAAGCGTCCGCTTCCGAGATCGAGCAGTCCATCGGACTGCTCAGGAGGCGTCTT GACTGGGATGTCGCCCTGCGTCGTCTCGATGAATTGAATGCCAGGGTCGAAGACCCGACCCTGTGGGACAGGCCCGACGAAGCACAGAAGGTCTCACGCGAACGCTCGAAGCTCTCGGCTTCCGTGGAAGCGGTGCGTTCGATCGAAAAAGAACTGAAGGATGCCATCGAGTTCGCCGAACTCGGCGACATGGAAGGCGATGAAAGCCTGGTTGAGGAAGCCCGCAGCCTGCTGAAAGACCTGAAAGCGCGCACCGACCGCGCGGAACTGGAAGCCCTGTTGTCCGGCGAGGCCGATGGCAATGATGCTTACCTCGAAATCAATTCCGGCGCCGGCGGCACGGAATCCAACGACTGGGCGGGCATCCTGCTGCGCATGTATACGCGCTGGGCCACCGCGCACGGCATGTCGATCGATGTCGAGGAAGAAACTCAGGGCGAACAGGCCGGCATCAAGTCGATCACGCTCAAAGTATCGGGTGAAAACGCCTATGGCTGGCTGAAGACCGAGGCCGGCGTTCACCGTCTCGTGCGGATTTCGCCGTTCGATTCCAACGCCAAGCGCCATACCTCCTTTGCTTCGGTGTGGGTCTATCCGGTGGTCGACGACACGATCGTCATCGATATCAATCCCTCGGATGTGCGCACCGATACCTACCGCGCTTCCGGTTCCGGCGGTCAGCACATCAACAAGACAGACTCCGCCGTGCGCCTGACGCACATCCCGACCGGGATCGCCGTCGCTTGCCAGGCCGGCCGGTCGCAGCACGCCAACCGCGATGAAGCCTGGAAGATGTTGCGCGCCCGCCTCTACGAACAGGAACTGCAAAAGCGCGAAGCCGCGCAGCAAGCGCTGGAAGATTCCAAGACCGATATCGGCTGGGGGCACCAGATTCGTTCCTACGTTTTGCAGCCCTATCAGATGGTCAAGGATCTGCGCACCAATGTCGAAACCTCCGATACTCAGGGCGTGCTCGATGGCGATCTTGATGCCTTCATGGGCGCGTCACTGGCGCAGCGGGTCGGTGTCACGCGGGATGCTTGA
- a CDS encoding YihY/virulence factor BrkB family protein, translated as MTDTSRKRPALTLPALWFILKETIREWNDDKVPRLGAALAFYSMLSIGPLLLIVIAMAGLAFGRDAVSGYIFDEIRGLIGDQGASAIQTMLASTSNPKASYIASLIGIVTLLISATSFFAQLQDALNTIWNVEERENGHWTWFIKKRLLSFAMIVGIGFLLLIALVISAALSAISAFFEDYISITFLLHTVNLVISFSVVTVLFAMIFKVLPDVHIKWRDVWIGAAITAILFTFGKFLIGIYLGQSAFSSAYGAAGSLIVVLIWIYYSTQIFFLGAEFTQVYSRYMGAQIVIKKGRRKQPAHIAATAHTDAAAHAEVVNVAKTPSHAKVAKPDI; from the coding sequence ATGACGGACACATCTCGCAAGCGCCCGGCCCTGACGCTTCCGGCCTTGTGGTTCATCCTCAAGGAAACCATCCGCGAATGGAATGACGACAAGGTGCCGCGCCTTGGGGCCGCGCTGGCCTTTTACAGTATGCTGTCCATCGGCCCGCTGCTGCTGATTGTCATCGCCATGGCCGGTCTGGCTTTCGGGCGGGACGCCGTCAGCGGCTATATTTTCGATGAAATACGCGGCCTGATCGGCGACCAGGGCGCCAGCGCGATCCAGACCATGCTGGCCAGCACCAGCAACCCGAAGGCCAGCTACATCGCCAGCCTGATCGGTATCGTCACCCTTTTGATCTCGGCTACCAGTTTTTTCGCCCAGTTGCAGGATGCACTCAATACCATCTGGAATGTGGAGGAACGTGAGAACGGCCACTGGACATGGTTTATCAAGAAGCGGCTGCTGTCCTTCGCCATGATTGTCGGCATCGGCTTTCTGCTGCTGATCGCACTGGTCATTTCCGCCGCGCTTTCGGCGATCAGCGCCTTCTTTGAAGACTATATCTCCATCACCTTCCTGCTGCACACCGTCAACCTGGTGATTTCGTTCAGCGTCGTCACCGTGCTGTTCGCCATGATCTTCAAGGTGCTGCCCGACGTCCATATCAAATGGCGCGATGTCTGGATCGGCGCGGCGATCACCGCCATCCTGTTCACCTTCGGCAAGTTCCTGATCGGTATCTATCTCGGCCAGAGCGCCTTTAGTTCGGCCTATGGCGCCGCCGGTTCGCTGATCGTGGTGCTGATCTGGATCTATTACTCGACGCAAATCTTCTTCCTGGGCGCGGAATTCACCCAGGTTTACTCACGCTATATGGGCGCACAGATCGTCATCAAGAAAGGCCGCCGCAAGCAGCCGGCACACATCGCGGCGACCGCCCATACTGACGCGGCCGCTCATGCTGAAGTTGTCAATGTCGCCAAGACACCCAGTCATGCGAAAGTCGCAAAACCGGATATTTAA
- a CDS encoding polymer-forming cytoskeletal protein → MFNKTSKPTPPAAKPQPTPAVVPPLETPTVNMNRTKPATSAGARPLSSFGSGLLIEGNISGNGDLHLDGTVRGDVKVGHLIVGESGNIEGKVEAETIEVRGRIVGSITGKQIKLQATAYVEGDITHDQLAIDVGAFFRGRCLQSRRAEPVPVASVSPAAPATPSDFGTPSLNSYDLNALSDLK, encoded by the coding sequence ATGTTCAACAAAACTAGCAAACCGACCCCGCCCGCCGCCAAGCCGCAGCCGACCCCCGCCGTCGTTCCGCCGCTGGAGACGCCCACTGTCAATATGAACCGCACCAAGCCCGCCACGAGCGCGGGTGCGCGTCCCCTATCCAGCTTCGGCTCCGGCCTGCTGATCGAGGGCAATATCTCGGGCAATGGTGACCTGCATCTCGACGGCACCGTGCGCGGCGATGTCAAGGTCGGCCACCTGATCGTAGGAGAATCCGGCAATATCGAAGGCAAGGTCGAGGCCGAAACCATCGAAGTGCGCGGCCGTATCGTCGGCTCGATCACCGGCAAGCAGATCAAGCTGCAAGCCACGGCCTATGTCGAAGGTGATATTACCCACGATCAACTGGCCATCGATGTCGGCGCCTTCTTCCGGGGACGCTGCCTGCAAAGCCGCCGGGCCGAGCCGGTGCCTGTTGCCTCCGTCAGTCCGGCGGCGCCTGCCACACCGTCCGATTTTGGCACGCCGAGCCTGAACAGCTACGACCTGAATGCGCTTTCCGATCTGAAGTAG
- a CDS encoding M23 family metallopeptidase, with translation MTTKTNEGSLGGWMESIFPERQLYIRSGTETRGYVLSPVKQLVLTILASALVTWLAISTGFTLFFAANHGGGSEKQLRMVKAQSERWIADRQARLDIATQQATANSGSLDQLAETVEKRHQGLVALLKDFKGVPGAVAALSPAPIDDSLPPIERIYSVRAEQERMVSQAEVFAKTRAEKLRLAFRIAGLNPQAFAGGSSGNPLTDAKDNKALASFLGVDEDFAERIRNAAMDLSDMRGLQNSAQRLPFDRPTIGTRESSGFGVRFDPFTHRPHMHQGQDFAGPYLTPIYSTAPGIVSFVGVRTGYGNVVEIDHGNGFKTRYAHLASAAVRPGQRVAVDQRIASMGSTGRSTGNHLHYEVWQNGRAQNPARFLKAGDYVQQN, from the coding sequence ATGACGACCAAGACAAACGAGGGATCCCTGGGCGGCTGGATGGAATCTATATTTCCGGAACGTCAGCTCTACATTCGTTCGGGCACCGAAACCCGTGGCTATGTTCTAAGCCCCGTAAAACAACTTGTTCTGACGATCCTCGCCTCGGCACTGGTCACCTGGCTGGCTATATCCACAGGTTTCACCCTCTTCTTTGCGGCCAATCACGGCGGTGGGTCTGAAAAACAACTGCGTATGGTCAAGGCCCAGTCCGAGCGCTGGATCGCCGATCGGCAGGCCCGACTCGATATCGCCACGCAACAGGCAACGGCCAATTCCGGCTCCCTCGACCAACTCGCCGAAACGGTCGAAAAACGCCATCAGGGGCTGGTTGCACTACTGAAAGATTTCAAGGGAGTTCCCGGCGCTGTGGCCGCTCTGTCGCCTGCGCCCATAGATGACAGCCTGCCGCCTATCGAACGCATCTATTCGGTGCGTGCCGAGCAGGAGCGCATGGTGAGCCAGGCCGAGGTCTTCGCCAAGACTCGCGCCGAAAAGCTGCGCCTGGCCTTCCGCATCGCCGGCCTCAACCCGCAGGCTTTTGCCGGCGGCAGCAGTGGCAATCCCCTGACCGACGCCAAGGATAATAAGGCGCTGGCCAGCTTCCTGGGCGTCGATGAAGATTTCGCCGAACGCATCCGCAATGCGGCCATGGACCTGAGCGATATGCGCGGCCTGCAAAACAGCGCCCAGCGCTTGCCCTTCGATCGCCCGACCATTGGCACACGTGAAAGCAGCGGCTTTGGCGTGAGGTTTGATCCGTTCACTCACCGTCCCCATATGCACCAGGGACAGGACTTTGCCGGCCCCTACCTGACGCCGATCTATTCGACGGCCCCCGGCATCGTTTCCTTCGTCGGCGTCCGCACAGGCTATGGCAATGTGGTCGAGATCGATCACGGCAATGGCTTCAAGACCCGATACGCCCACCTGGCTTCCGCCGCCGTTCGTCCCGGACAACGGGTCGCCGTCGATCAGCGGATCGCCTCGATGGGCAGCACAGGCCGCTCGACCGGCAACCACCTTCATTACGAAGTCTGGCAAAATGGTCGCGCTCAAAACCCCGCACGTTTCTTAAAGGCTGGAGATTATGTTCAACAAAACTAG
- a CDS encoding peroxiredoxin, with protein sequence MAARHQGSSCIGRSAQNNVNATYSSLESERGDVMAKSLKTETYFQPYKAPDFTLASSAGGYVSIADLEGHWAVLFLYPADNTPTCTQEACAFSEALPEFEKLGAKLYGLSKDSLKDHEKFIAKYGLRMPLLSDPDTSAIAAFGSWGEKSLYGRVYMGTDRSTFIIDPQGMIRKEWRKVRIKGHIDEVLNTLKSLVSE encoded by the coding sequence TTGGCGGCTAGGCATCAGGGCAGTTCATGTATAGGACGGTCGGCGCAAAATAATGTTAACGCAACCTATTCTTCTTTAGAGTCAGAGCGAGGCGATGTCATGGCGAAATCATTGAAAACTGAAACTTATTTCCAGCCTTACAAGGCACCCGATTTCACCCTGGCCTCTAGCGCCGGCGGCTATGTCTCGATTGCCGATCTCGAAGGCCATTGGGCGGTGCTTTTTTTGTACCCGGCCGACAATACGCCCACCTGCACACAGGAAGCCTGCGCCTTTTCCGAAGCCCTGCCGGAATTTGAAAAGCTGGGAGCGAAACTCTATGGCCTCTCGAAAGACAGCCTCAAGGATCACGAAAAGTTTATCGCCAAATACGGCCTGCGGATGCCGCTTCTGTCCGATCCTGACACATCCGCCATCGCCGCATTTGGCTCATGGGGCGAGAAAAGCCTGTATGGCCGGGTCTATATGGGCACCGACCGCTCCACCTTTATTATTGATCCGCAAGGAATGATCAGAAAAGAATGGCGTAAGGTAAGGATTAAGGGACATATCGATGAGGTTTTAAACACATTAAAAAGTCTTGTAAGTGAGTAA
- a CDS encoding DUF3971 domain-containing protein has product MKRIFDIIRKRLRLFILGWVVFMVVVLGARLAQGPIRVDGIRSIIISRLETQLPRTEASIKHLDLVWFGDARAVGFRFEDLIITDRQHRIIARAGRMEAALAADSLIVAHFAPARLTAEDFFVAASVSKEGRYDLGYEAHGKPGRTSGLARFFYDLTGPEKLGQPVSFTRQLSLKNGQLRLIQEGAPLDWTANVSTVDFTKLHGKLTAHTALSIDGLGMEAGAPATFKAEASGVVGLGRASISANLHNLVPSRVFPSVGLTRALAGINAPVDGLTRADYSQKKGFEGAAFDIRAAAGRIDIGDFHQPFNEARIRANYTSATHTAQFDTFRVKSRMLDTDLKGAVIVHPGDAKAKRDMALAFNFTGPRVTARLADDFALQTLTNARLRGSYVPRQRRLHIESVTGLINGAPLQSQGVVYTDDTGELGADLTAQIKGRFTKEEVFAFWPEDLSPNTRANLIERIRGGDFANADFVLKAEPGDFHYLENEDLRLDFDFENLELYLEHRLQNAKGLKGHGILLGNSFAMDVSGGRLLDVNLIKGGLSVPDFRDRRTKTHIWLDAEADVPSVIEAIDPITDNHLSQNGLTRQRLSGAATAHVEIDFPVFGNITNDNFSVKFNGHINNGAFKQAALGWDMTQGQLNITGDLLADKLTITGPAHLGPYYGDIGYRTQMNVRSQDIDFTGHFNAAQFGGSPKVPVAINGQFTVADRAGKGRISSDIFRGNVSWSGNPEGEEQRPTDMLIEGAILSDGMEGQGLPIFEHLKREVPTRISLLRSGDIWSGEIDAEALSGDIAYIQGTRSRLVYKSVITPDEADEMGYGALPMFKAPRHLTVNISLDGQSREALLKLDQMSAVLGWSEIPGTDELRRRLDMKVMPDDWYVLGLPKAFFTPPAPVNVTALWQQDDKTLTGEVKLLDQTISFDMPLRGHGSPPPIMLPNTSVPYELQVRGTASDAVLAGLGYSQTPVHIAGNVGLVFSLYNTPGQPAAVLNLDATAAQLGIRATDWNKPVGEAAQFAVSIDEQGPDGGTNLSRIYGEGAHIGIDGRASFSDAGDLQFGDFSKLYLKDFIDVAFKYYAVPDRNTNIISISGNQLDLRPWLDAKKERVLKAVTKAVIPTETVTAGPPVPATHLVVDLAQLRMAPDGVFNDLNLDLTWDGRNGLSGSGHGESMDGSPFTLAMTSEGGYSLFTARTGNLGNVIETATGNHNVRGGVAVIDGVYANGQIDASLRGHDVRAQQIPILAQLLTVASLQGLNDTLVGDGILFTDFDFPIRYKDNVVFIRDGYAKGEALGINVWGTSDLDTKALALSGTLIPAYSLNGIFGDLRSNGLGLVGIKYHVHGTQKAPEVLVNPLSVVLPGFMKVWFDSSRKEPFPALDLPTLENKLDDLRDRNDKSLKK; this is encoded by the coding sequence GTGAAGAGAATTTTCGACATAATCCGCAAACGGCTGCGCCTTTTCATCCTGGGCTGGGTGGTGTTCATGGTCGTGGTTCTGGGGGCGCGGCTGGCCCAGGGGCCGATCCGCGTCGACGGCATCCGATCCATTATTATTTCCCGCCTGGAGACGCAATTACCCCGCACGGAAGCCAGCATCAAGCATCTGGATCTTGTCTGGTTCGGTGATGCCCGCGCAGTCGGTTTCCGGTTTGAAGACCTGATCATCACCGACCGGCAGCACCGGATCATTGCCCGTGCCGGCCGGATGGAAGCGGCGCTGGCGGCGGACAGTCTCATTGTGGCGCACTTCGCGCCGGCACGCCTGACGGCTGAGGATTTCTTCGTCGCCGCCTCGGTCTCGAAGGAAGGCCGTTATGATCTCGGCTATGAGGCTCACGGCAAGCCGGGACGCACAAGCGGCCTGGCGCGTTTTTTCTATGACCTGACGGGGCCGGAAAAGCTGGGCCAGCCGGTCAGTTTCACCCGTCAGCTCAGCCTGAAGAACGGCCAGTTGCGGCTGATTCAGGAAGGCGCGCCGCTCGACTGGACCGCCAATGTATCGACCGTCGACTTTACCAAGTTGCATGGCAAACTGACAGCGCATACGGCCTTATCCATTGACGGCCTGGGCATGGAGGCGGGGGCGCCCGCCACTTTTAAGGCCGAAGCGTCGGGCGTGGTTGGCCTGGGCCGTGCCAGCATCTCGGCCAATCTCCATAACCTGGTGCCGAGCCGGGTGTTCCCTTCAGTGGGCCTGACCCGCGCCCTGGCGGGCATCAATGCGCCGGTCGATGGCCTGACCCGCGCGGATTACAGCCAGAAAAAGGGATTCGAGGGGGCCGCTTTCGATATCCGTGCGGCGGCGGGGCGGATCGATATCGGCGACTTCCACCAGCCCTTCAATGAAGCCCGTATCCGGGCAAACTACACCTCGGCAACGCATACCGCGCAGTTCGATACGTTCCGCGTCAAGTCACGGATGCTGGATACCGACCTGAAGGGCGCAGTCATTGTGCATCCGGGCGATGCCAAGGCCAAACGTGACATGGCCCTGGCGTTCAATTTTACCGGACCGCGGGTGACTGCCCGGCTGGCTGACGATTTCGCCCTGCAAACGCTAACCAACGCACGCCTCAGGGGCAGTTATGTGCCGCGTCAACGTCGCTTGCACATTGAAAGCGTAACAGGGCTGATCAATGGCGCGCCGCTGCAAAGCCAGGGTGTTGTCTACACGGACGATACAGGCGAATTGGGCGCCGACCTGACGGCGCAGATAAAGGGGCGCTTCACCAAGGAGGAGGTTTTTGCCTTCTGGCCGGAAGACCTGTCGCCGAATACACGCGCCAATCTGATCGAACGCATTCGTGGCGGGGATTTCGCCAATGCGGATTTCGTCCTCAAGGCCGAGCCGGGCGATTTCCATTATCTCGAAAACGAGGACCTGCGGCTCGATTTCGATTTCGAGAATCTTGAACTCTATCTCGAACATCGCCTGCAAAACGCCAAAGGGCTGAAAGGCCACGGCATCCTGCTGGGCAACAGCTTTGCCATGGATGTTTCCGGCGGCCGGCTGCTGGATGTCAACCTGATCAAGGGCGGGCTGAGCGTGCCCGACTTCCGCGATCGAAGGACAAAAACCCATATCTGGCTCGATGCCGAGGCGGATGTGCCGAGCGTCATCGAGGCGATCGACCCCATTACCGATAATCATCTGAGCCAGAATGGGCTGACCCGCCAGCGTTTGAGCGGCGCAGCCACCGCCCATGTCGAGATTGATTTCCCGGTCTTCGGCAATATCACCAATGATAATTTCAGCGTCAAATTTAACGGCCATATCAACAATGGCGCTTTCAAACAGGCAGCATTGGGCTGGGATATGACCCAGGGGCAACTGAACATAACCGGTGATCTGCTGGCCGATAAGCTGACCATCACCGGACCGGCGCATCTGGGGCCCTATTATGGTGATATCGGTTACCGCACGCAGATGAACGTCCGGTCGCAGGACATTGATTTCACTGGCCATTTCAATGCCGCGCAGTTTGGCGGTTCGCCGAAGGTGCCGGTGGCGATTAACGGGCAGTTTACCGTGGCTGACCGGGCCGGAAAGGGCCGGATCAGTTCGGATATTTTCCGCGGAAATGTAAGCTGGAGCGGCAATCCAGAAGGCGAGGAACAGCGCCCGACCGACATGCTGATCGAGGGCGCGATCCTTTCTGACGGTATGGAAGGGCAGGGACTGCCCATTTTCGAGCACCTGAAGCGTGAAGTCCCGACCCGCATATCCCTGTTGCGTTCCGGTGATATCTGGAGCGGCGAAATAGACGCGGAAGCGCTATCCGGCGATATCGCCTATATCCAGGGAACGCGGTCGCGGCTCGTCTATAAATCGGTTATTACGCCGGATGAAGCCGATGAAATGGGCTATGGCGCCTTGCCGATGTTCAAGGCACCGCGCCACCTGACGGTCAATATCTCACTTGATGGCCAGTCACGCGAGGCCCTGCTCAAGCTGGACCAGATGAGCGCCGTGCTGGGTTGGTCAGAGATACCGGGCACGGATGAATTGCGGCGCCGGTTAGACATGAAGGTCATGCCGGATGACTGGTATGTGCTCGGCCTGCCGAAAGCCTTTTTCACCCCGCCGGCGCCGGTCAATGTTACGGCCCTGTGGCAGCAGGACGACAAGACCCTGACCGGTGAGGTGAAGCTGCTCGATCAGACTATCAGCTTCGACATGCCCCTGCGCGGCCATGGCAGTCCGCCGCCGATCATGCTGCCCAATACCTCGGTTCCCTATGAGCTTCAGGTACGCGGCACCGCCAGCGATGCTGTGCTGGCGGGCCTGGGTTACTCGCAGACTCCCGTTCATATTGCCGGTAACGTCGGCCTGGTATTCAGTCTGTACAATACGCCAGGGCAGCCCGCCGCCGTGCTCAATCTCGATGCGACCGCCGCCCAGTTGGGTATACGGGCAACGGACTGGAACAAGCCGGTGGGCGAAGCGGCACAATTTGCCGTGTCTATCGATGAGCAGGGACCCGATGGCGGCACAAACCTGTCGCGCATCTATGGCGAGGGCGCGCATATCGGCATCGATGGACGGGCGTCATTCTCGGACGCCGGCGACCTGCAATTCGGCGATTTTTCAAAGCTTTATCTGAAGGACTTCATTGATGTTGCTTTCAAATATTATGCCGTACCCGATAGGAACACCAATATCATCTCGATCAGCGGCAATCAGCTTGATCTGCGTCCCTGGCTGGACGCCAAGAAAGAGCGCGTTCTTAAGGCCGTGACCAAGGCCGTGATCCCGACTGAAACCGTCACCGCGGGGCCGCCCGTGCCGGCGACGCACTTGGTGGTCGATCTGGCGCAATTGCGCATGGCGCCGGACGGTGTTTTCAATGATCTGAACCTGGACCTGACTTGGGATGGCCGCAATGGCCTGAGCGGCTCAGGACATGGGGAAAGCATGGATGGCAGCCCCTTCACCCTGGCCATGACTTCCGAAGGCGGCTACAGCCTGTTTACGGCCAGGACCGGCAATCTGGGCAACGTCATCGAGACAGCAACCGGCAATCACAATGTCAGGGGCGGCGTGGCCGTTATTGATGGGGTTTATGCCAATGGCCAGATAGATGCCTCGCTGCGGGGACACGATGTCCGTGCCCAGCAGATACCGATACTGGCGCAGTTGCTGACGGTGGCGTCGCTCCAGGGGCTGAACGATACCCTGGTGGGCGACGGCATCCTGTTCACCGATTTCGATTTTCCGATCCGCTACAAGGACAATGTCGTCTTTATCCGTGACGGTTATGCCAAGGGCGAGGCGCTCGGCATAAATGTCTGGGGCACAAGCGACCTGGATACAAAGGCTTTGGCCTTGAGCGGCACCCTGATCCCTGCCTACAGCCTGAATGGCATCTTCGGTGACCTCAGATCGAACGGACTTGGCCTTGTCGGGATCAAGTACCATGTCCACGGCACACAGAAGGCGCCGGAAGTGCTGGTTAATCCGCTGTCGGTCGTCCTGCCGGGCTTCATGAAGGTGTGGTTCGATTCCAGCCGCAAGGAACCGTTCCCGGCGCTTGACCTGCCGACCCTGGAAAACAAGCTCGACGACCTGCGTGACCGCAACGACAAGAGTCTCAAAAAATAG